Within the Acidimicrobiales bacterium genome, the region GCCCGCTGCTGCGGCGGCTGGCCGGGACGGAGCGGTGGTCGACCGAGCCCGCCCGGCGGGCCACGCCCCTGGTGCCGGTGCCGGAGGTCGACGGGGTGACGACGGTGACCTCCGGCGGGTTCGGGTCGTGGTCCGACCCGGGCGCGTCGCTGCCCGTGCTGGCCGCCGGCGGCGCCACCCTGGCGACGGTGACGGCGGCCGGCCGCGGCCGCGTGGTCGCCGTGGCCGACCCGTCGGTGTGGCAGAACCGCCTCCTCGGCCAGGCCGACAACGCCGCCTTCGCGCTGGCGGCGGTGGGGGAGCGGGGGCGGCCCGTCGAGTTCGCCGAGGCCCACCACGGCTACGGGCGTTCGCGCGGACCGGGGGTCGTGCCGTGGCGGTGGCGGTGGGCGGCGGGCGTCGCCCTGGTCGCCGCCTCCGTCGCCGTGTGGTCGCGGGGACGGCGGTTCGGCCCGCCCGAGGACGCCGAGCGCGAGCTCCCCCCGGCCCGGCGCGCCTACGTCGATGCGGTGGCCGCCTCGCTCGTCCGCACCCGCAGGCCGGCCGAGTCCCTCGCCCCCCTCCAGGACGCCGCCCGCCGCCGGGTCACGGCTCGCGCCGGCCTGGCGTCGGACGCCGGTCCCGACGACCTCCGCCGCGCCGCCGCCGGGCTCGGGCTGGAGCCGGCCGACGTCGACGCCCTCCTGCGCCCCGCCACGACGGACGACGACGTCCTGGCCGCGGGCAGGGCGCTGGCCCGCCTCGAAGCGGCGGGCCGGTGACCGGCGACGGTGGCGCCCTGCGCTCCCTGCGGGACGCGGTGACGGCGGAGGTGTCGCGGGTCGTCGTCGGCCAGGACGGGGTGGTCGAGGTCGTGCTGGCGGCCATGGCCGTCGGGGGCCACGTCCTGCTGGAGGGCGTGCCCGGGGTGGCCAAGACGCTCCTGGCCAACGCCACCGCCCGGGCCCTGGGCCTGGAGTTCCGGCGCATCCAGTTCACCCCCGACATGCTGCCGTCCGACATCACCGGCACGATGACCCTGCGCGACCGCGAACTGGTGTTCCGGCCCGGGCCGGTGTTCGCCAACCTGGTGCTGGCCGACGAGGTCAACCGCACGCCGCCCAAGACCCAGGCCGCCCTGCTGGAGGCCATGCAGGAGCGGCAGGTGAGCGTGGAGGGCGAGCCCCGCCCGCTGCCCGACCCGTTCCTCGTGGTCGCCACCCAAAACCCCATCGAGTACGAGGGCACCTACCCCCTGCCCGAGGCCCAGCTCGACCGCTTCCTCGTGAAGGTGGACGTGGGCTACCCGTCGGAGGCCGACGAGCTGGCCATGCTCCAGCTGGCCCGCAGCGGTGTCGACCCCGTCACCCTGGACGACGTCGAGCCGGTGGCGGGGCGGGGCGCCCTGGCCGCCGCCCGCCGGGAGACGGACGAGACGGTGGTGAGCGCCGAGGTGGCGGCGTACGTGGGGGCCCTCGTCCGGCGCACCCGCCAGCTGCCGAGCGTCGCCCTGGGGGCGAGCCCCCGGGCCGCCGTCCACCTCCTCGCCGCCTCCCGGGCCGCCGCCCGCCTGGCCGGCCGGGCCTTCGTCACCCCGGACGACGTCATCCGCATGGCCGCCCCCGTCCTGCGTCACCGCCTCCTGCTGCGGCCCGAGGCGGAGCTGGAGCGCTACCTCCCCGACGACGCGGTGGCGAACGCGGTGGCCGCCGTCCCCGTCCCCCGGTGAGCCCCACGCCGCGCCAGGCCGCCGTGCCCGTCCCCCGGTGAGCCCCACGCCGCGCGTGGCGGCCGTGCCCGTCCCCCGGTGAGCCCCACGCCACGGGTGGCCTGGGCGCTCGCCGCCCTGGCCGTCGCCGCCCTGCTGGTGCCCGTCCCGGCCGTGGTGCTGGGCGCCCTGGTGCTGGCGGCGGCCACCGTGGTCGACGCCCTGGCCGTGCGGCGCCCGCCCGAGGTGGCGCGCCGCGTCCCCACCGTCCTGGCCCGCGGCGTGCCGGCACCGCTCACCGTGACGGCCGCCCGCCCCGGCGCCCGCCGCCTCCTCGTTCGCCAGCCGGCCACCCCCGACGTGCGGGTGGAGCCGTCGGAGGCGGACGGGCAGCTCGACGCCATGCTCGTCCCCCGCCGCCGTGGCCGCCACCGCCTGCCTGCCGTCGCCACCCGGGCGGTGGGGCCGCTCGGACTGGGCCGGTGGGACCATGGCGCGGCCGGCGAGGCGGAGGTCGCCGTGTACCCCGACGTGCCCGCCGCCCGCCGCCTGGCCCTCGCCGTGCGCCAGGGCCGCTTCGGCGAGCAGGGCCGGCTCCGGCGGGGACCGCTGGGCCTCGGCACCGAGTTCGAGTCGGTGCGGGACTACTCGCCCGACGACGACATCCGCCAGGTCAACTGGCGCGTCACCGCCCGCCTGGAGCGGCCCATGAGCAACACCTACCGGGTGGACCAGGACCGCGACGTGGTCGTGGTGGTCGACGCCGGCCGCCTGATGGCGGCGCCCCTGGCCGGCACGCCGCCCCTCACCCGC harbors:
- a CDS encoding DUF4350 domain-containing protein; translated protein: PLLRRLAGTERWSTEPARRATPLVPVPEVDGVTTVTSGGFGSWSDPGASLPVLAAGGATLATVTAAGRGRVVAVADPSVWQNRLLGQADNAAFALAAVGERGRPVEFAEAHHGYGRSRGPGVVPWRWRWAAGVALVAASVAVWSRGRRFGPPEDAERELPPARRAYVDAVAASLVRTRRPAESLAPLQDAARRRVTARAGLASDAGPDDLRRAAAGLGLEPADVDALLRPATTDDDVLAAGRALARLEAAGR
- a CDS encoding AAA family ATPase: MTGDGGALRSLRDAVTAEVSRVVVGQDGVVEVVLAAMAVGGHVLLEGVPGVAKTLLANATARALGLEFRRIQFTPDMLPSDITGTMTLRDRELVFRPGPVFANLVLADEVNRTPPKTQAALLEAMQERQVSVEGEPRPLPDPFLVVATQNPIEYEGTYPLPEAQLDRFLVKVDVGYPSEADELAMLQLARSGVDPVTLDDVEPVAGRGALAAARRETDETVVSAEVAAYVGALVRRTRQLPSVALGASPRAAVHLLAASRAAARLAGRAFVTPDDVIRMAAPVLRHRLLLRPEAELERYLPDDAVANAVAAVPVPR
- a CDS encoding DUF58 domain-containing protein translates to MSPTPRVAWALAALAVAALLVPVPAVVLGALVLAAATVVDALAVRRPPEVARRVPTVLARGVPAPLTVTAARPGARRLLVRQPATPDVRVEPSEADGQLDAMLVPRRRGRHRLPAVATRAVGPLGLGRWDHGAAGEAEVAVYPDVPAARRLALAVRQGRFGEQGRLRRGPLGLGTEFESVRDYSPDDDIRQVNWRVTARLERPMSNTYRVDQDRDVVVVVDAGRLMAAPLAGTPPLTRLDAALDAATAVALVADEMGDRCGSVAFDAEVRRRLPPRRRGGRAVVETLFDLEPAPVDSDYELAFRTVGRAKRSLVVVLTDLVEEAAARPLVDAVPVLARRHAVVVASVADPDLVDLVRTPPATPLDAYAASVAVEVLDARARVVHQLRRAGAEVVEAPPGQLAAACVAAYLELKRRARV